The following coding sequences lie in one Yoonia sp. G8-12 genomic window:
- a CDS encoding NADH-quinone oxidoreductase subunit M: MGNILSLTTFLPLLGAVILALFLRGDDADAQRNAKWVALVTTVVTFICSLFILTNFDSANTGFQMVESRDWLLGLQYKMGVDGISILFVMLTTFLMPLVIAACWNVETRVKEYMIAFLVLETLMLGVFLALDLVLFYLFFEAGLIPMFLIIGIWGGKNRIYASFKFFLYTFLGSVLMLVAMVAMFSAAGTTDIPTLMAFTFETENFSILGVQIIGGMQTLLWLAFFASFAVKMPMWPVHTWLPDAHVQAPTAGSVVLAAILLKMGGYGFLRFSLPMFPVGSEVMAPLVLTLSAIAIVYTSLVALVQDDMKKLIAYSSVAHMGYVTMGVFSVNQQGIDGAIFQMISHGFISGALFLCVGVIYDRMHTREIDAYGGLVNRMPAYALIFMFFTMANVGLPGTSGFIGEFLVLMGIFQVNTWIALFATSGVIFSAAYALWLYRRVVFGDLIKESLKTITDMGTRERVIFAPLVAMTLLLGVYPALVLDIIGPSVSALVDNYDTALATFEAATQFASN; encoded by the coding sequence ATGGGCAATATTCTCTCACTCACAACGTTCCTGCCGCTTTTGGGGGCTGTCATTCTGGCGCTTTTCCTGCGCGGTGATGATGCGGACGCACAGCGCAACGCAAAATGGGTGGCGCTGGTCACGACCGTTGTGACCTTTATCTGCTCGCTGTTTATTCTGACGAACTTTGATTCCGCGAATACCGGTTTCCAGATGGTCGAGAGCCGCGACTGGCTATTGGGTCTGCAATACAAGATGGGTGTTGATGGCATTTCGATCCTGTTCGTGATGTTGACTACCTTCCTGATGCCGCTGGTGATTGCCGCGTGTTGGAATGTGGAAACCCGCGTCAAGGAATACATGATCGCTTTCCTTGTGCTGGAAACGCTGATGCTTGGTGTGTTTCTCGCGCTTGATCTGGTGCTGTTCTACCTGTTCTTCGAGGCCGGTCTGATCCCGATGTTCCTGATTATCGGGATCTGGGGCGGCAAGAACCGGATTTATGCGTCCTTCAAGTTCTTCCTCTACACCTTCCTTGGCTCTGTGCTGATGCTGGTGGCGATGGTTGCCATGTTCTCGGCCGCGGGGACGACGGATATTCCGACATTGATGGCCTTCACCTTCGAGACCGAGAATTTCAGCATCCTTGGTGTGCAGATCATCGGCGGGATGCAAACGCTGCTCTGGCTCGCGTTCTTTGCCAGCTTTGCGGTCAAGATGCCGATGTGGCCGGTGCATACGTGGTTGCCGGATGCTCACGTGCAGGCCCCGACGGCGGGGTCTGTGGTGCTGGCGGCGATCCTGTTGAAGATGGGCGGCTACGGTTTCTTGCGGTTCAGCCTGCCAATGTTCCCTGTCGGGTCCGAGGTGATGGCACCGCTGGTTCTGACGCTGTCGGCCATTGCGATTGTCTACACATCGTTGGTGGCACTGGTGCAGGACGACATGAAAAAGCTGATTGCCTATTCATCCGTCGCCCACATGGGGTACGTCACGATGGGCGTCTTTTCGGTCAACCAGCAGGGCATTGACGGTGCGATTTTCCAGATGATCAGCCACGGCTTTATCTCTGGCGCGCTGTTTCTGTGTGTCGGTGTGATCTATGACCGGATGCACACGCGCGAGATTGACGCCTATGGCGGCCTCGTTAACCGGATGCCCGCCTATGCGCTGATATTCATGTTCTTCACGATGGCCAATGTGGGCCTGCCGGGGACGTCGGGCTTTATCGGTGAATTCCTTGTTCTGATGGGCATCTTCCAGGTGAACACATGGATCGCGCTTTTCGCGACATCCGGTGTTATCTTTTCGGCGGCTTATGCGCTGTGGCTTTACCGCCGTGTCGTGTTCGGCGATCTGATCAAGGAAAGCCTGAAAACCATCACAGACATGGGCACGCGCGAGCGGGTGATTTTTGCGCCATTGGTCGCGATGACCCTGCTGTTGGGGGTCTATCCCGCACTTGTTCTCGACATTATCGGCCCAAGCGTGTCTGCGCTGGTCGACAACTATGACACTGCTCTGGCGACCTTTGAGGCCGCCACGCAGTTTGCTTCGAATTAA
- the nuoL gene encoding NADH-quinone oxidoreductase subunit L, with protein METIILFAPLVGAILCGFGWKLIGETAAQWTATSLLFLSAFLSWVVFLTLDPSAHPNGSYTVTILRWIESGTLSTDWAIKMDRLTAIMLIVITTVSALVHLYSFGYMAHDENFKEGESYRPRFFAYLSFFTFAMLMLVTADNLVQMFFGWEGVGVASYLLIGFYYRKPSAGAAAIKAFVVNRVGDFGFALGIFALYLVTDSIKFDDIFAAIPDLQDATITFLWRDWNTLNLIAFLLFIGAMGKSAQLFLHTWLPDAMEGPTPVSALIHAATMVTAGVFLICRMSPLMEYAEATTNFIVFLGATTAFFAATVGLVQNDIKRVIAYSTCSQLGYMFVAAGLGVYSVAMFHLLTHAFFKAMLFLGAGSVIHAMHHEQDMRNYGGLRHKIPKTFWMMMIGTLAITGVGIPLLYVGFPIGFAGFVSKDAIIESAYAGTAGGYAFWMLVVAALMTSFYSWRLMFLTFYGTPRGDAHTHDHAHESPNSMLVPLYILAVGAVFSGMVWYGSFFGANDKVGKFFGVPYAEASEHGEAVAADDHGDDHAAEEGGHGKAHYNLVGAPGEGAIHNSPDNHVLNDAHEVPVWVKLAPFVAMLAGLGLAYQMYIRRPDWPAKLAEQQAPLYQFLLNKWYFDEIYDFLIVRPTFALGRLLWKQGDTKTIDGGINGVAMGIVPFLTRLAGRAQSGYIFSYVFAMVLGIAVLLTWMTLFGGAN; from the coding sequence ATGGAAACCATCATTCTTTTTGCGCCACTGGTTGGTGCTATCCTGTGCGGATTTGGTTGGAAACTGATCGGCGAAACGGCGGCGCAGTGGACAGCGACCAGCCTTTTGTTCCTGTCGGCGTTTCTGTCGTGGGTCGTGTTCCTGACACTTGATCCGTCCGCGCATCCAAATGGCAGCTATACCGTCACCATCCTGCGCTGGATTGAAAGTGGCACGCTATCCACCGATTGGGCGATCAAGATGGACCGCCTGACCGCGATCATGCTGATCGTGATCACGACGGTTTCCGCGCTCGTGCATCTGTATTCCTTCGGCTACATGGCCCACGACGAGAATTTCAAGGAAGGCGAGAGCTATCGCCCCCGCTTCTTTGCCTATCTGTCGTTCTTTACCTTTGCGATGTTGATGCTGGTGACGGCTGACAACCTTGTGCAGATGTTCTTTGGCTGGGAAGGCGTGGGTGTCGCATCCTATTTGCTGATCGGTTTTTATTATCGCAAGCCAAGCGCGGGTGCCGCCGCAATCAAAGCGTTCGTGGTCAACCGCGTGGGTGACTTCGGGTTCGCTTTGGGTATCTTTGCGCTCTATCTGGTGACCGATAGCATCAAGTTTGATGATATCTTTGCCGCGATCCCTGATTTGCAGGATGCAACGATTACGTTCTTGTGGCGTGACTGGAACACGCTGAACCTGATTGCCTTCCTGCTGTTTATTGGCGCGATGGGTAAATCCGCGCAGCTGTTCCTGCACACTTGGCTGCCCGACGCGATGGAAGGCCCGACACCTGTGTCGGCCCTGATCCACGCCGCGACCATGGTGACCGCGGGTGTCTTCCTGATCTGCCGCATGTCGCCGCTGATGGAATATGCCGAAGCGACCACGAACTTTATCGTCTTCCTTGGGGCGACCACCGCATTCTTTGCAGCCACGGTTGGTCTGGTGCAGAACGACATCAAGCGCGTCATCGCTTATTCGACCTGTTCGCAGCTTGGCTATATGTTTGTGGCCGCTGGTCTGGGTGTCTACTCGGTCGCGATGTTCCACCTGCTGACACACGCGTTCTTCAAAGCGATGCTGTTCTTGGGGGCGGGTTCCGTAATTCACGCGATGCACCACGAACAGGACATGCGGAACTATGGCGGTCTGCGCCATAAGATCCCCAAGACGTTCTGGATGATGATGATCGGCACGCTGGCGATTACCGGCGTCGGTATTCCGCTGCTTTATGTGGGCTTTCCGATTGGTTTTGCGGGCTTTGTGTCCAAGGACGCGATTATCGAAAGCGCCTATGCGGGCACCGCGGGTGGCTATGCATTCTGGATGCTGGTTGTGGCGGCGCTGATGACCAGTTTCTATAGCTGGCGTCTGATGTTCCTGACCTTCTATGGCACGCCACGCGGTGACGCCCATACGCATGACCACGCACATGAAAGCCCAAATTCCATGTTGGTGCCGCTCTATATTCTGGCGGTTGGCGCGGTCTTTTCGGGTATGGTCTGGTACGGGTCTTTCTTTGGTGCCAACGACAAGGTCGGCAAATTCTTTGGTGTGCCTTATGCCGAAGCGTCCGAGCATGGTGAGGCTGTTGCTGCCGATGACCACGGTGACGACCACGCAGCAGAAGAGGGTGGTCACGGCAAAGCGCATTACAACCTTGTCGGTGCACCCGGCGAGGGGGCGATCCATAACAGCCCCGATAATCACGTGCTGAACGACGCGCACGAAGTACCTGTCTGGGTCAAGCTGGCGCCGTTCGTTGCAATGCTTGCAGGTTTGGGATTGGCCTATCAGATGTATATCCGCCGCCCCGATTGGCCCGCCAAGCTGGCCGAACAACAGGCCCCTTTGTATCAGTTTTTGCTGAACAAATGGTACTTTGACGAAATCTACGATTTCCTGATCGTGCGTCCGACATTTGCCTTGGGCCGCCTGTTGTGGAAGCAGGGCGACACCAAGACAATCGACGGTGGCATCAATGGCGTGGCCATGGGGATCGTGCCGTTCCTGACACGTCTGGCTGGGCGTGCGCAGTCTGGATACATCTTTAGCTATGTCTTTGCGATGGTGCTTGGCATTGCTGTCTTACTCACCTGGATGACGCTCTTCGGGGGAGCCAACTAA
- the nuoK gene encoding NADH-quinone oxidoreductase subunit NuoK encodes MIGLEHYLTVAAALFVIGIFGLFLNRKNVIILLMSIELMLLAVNINLVAFSSYLGDLVGQVFTLFVLTVAAAEAAIGLAILVCFFRNRGTIDVEDVNVMKG; translated from the coding sequence ATGATCGGACTTGAACATTATCTCACGGTGGCCGCGGCCCTGTTTGTCATTGGCATCTTCGGGCTGTTTTTGAACCGCAAGAACGTGATCATTTTGCTGATGAGCATCGAATTGATGCTGCTGGCGGTGAATATCAACCTTGTGGCGTTCTCCAGCTATCTGGGCGATCTTGTGGGGCAGGTCTTTACCTTGTTCGTGCTGACCGTTGCCGCCGCCGAGGCCGCGATTGGCCTTGCGATCCTTGTTTGTTTCTTCCGCAACCGCGGGACCATCGACGTTGAAGACGTCAACGTGATGAAGGGTTAG
- a CDS encoding NADH-quinone oxidoreductase subunit J produces the protein MTVFAFIFYLFAVTTVAGGLMTVVSRNPVHSVLWLILAFLSSAGLFVTLGAEFVAMLLIIVYVGAVAVLFLFVVMMLDVDFAELKAEMTKYLPLGLLIGVVVLMQLALALGVWGFADGVEGRIAAPAGDLDNTRALGLLIYDKYILLFQLSGLILLVAMIGAIVLTLRHRVDIKRQNILAQMYRDPAKAMELKDVKPGQGL, from the coding sequence ATGACCGTCTTCGCGTTCATATTTTATCTTTTCGCTGTGACGACTGTTGCAGGGGGTCTGATGACCGTGGTGAGCCGCAATCCGGTGCATTCGGTCCTGTGGCTGATCCTCGCGTTTTTGTCCTCTGCGGGTCTGTTCGTGACCTTGGGCGCGGAATTTGTCGCGATGCTGTTGATTATCGTCTACGTGGGCGCGGTTGCGGTGTTGTTCCTTTTCGTGGTCATGATGCTGGATGTTGATTTCGCTGAGTTGAAGGCGGAAATGACGAAATACCTGCCTTTGGGGCTGCTGATCGGTGTTGTGGTCTTGATGCAACTGGCGTTGGCCCTTGGGGTCTGGGGCTTTGCTGACGGGGTTGAGGGGCGGATTGCAGCGCCTGCGGGTGATCTGGATAACACCCGTGCCTTGGGTCTGCTGATCTATGACAAATACATCCTGCTGTTCCAGCTTTCGGGTTTGATCCTTTTGGTTGCGATGATCGGGGCGATCGTTCTGACGCTGCGCCACCGCGTGGATATCAAACGCCAGAATATTCTGGCGCAGATGTACCGTGATCCGGCCAAGGCGATGGAACTGAAAGACGTGAAACCGGGGCAGGGTCTGTAA
- a CDS encoding carboxymuconolactone decarboxylase family protein: MTDQNPFDAMMKMSQDWAKSMNVDMEAFTPKGFEKLWPTMPKETMEMFFGKGINPDGLDAKTRLMLTLAGLTVLGAQAEAQIRLTVRHLVEAGATKQEIAEVIAQMGMFAGVPAMTKAMELATEVLEKDESA, translated from the coding sequence ATGACTGACCAGAACCCCTTTGACGCGATGATGAAGATGTCCCAGGACTGGGCCAAGTCGATGAATGTCGACATGGAGGCCTTTACGCCCAAGGGATTTGAAAAACTGTGGCCGACAATGCCCAAGGAAACCATGGAGATGTTCTTTGGCAAGGGCATCAACCCTGACGGATTGGACGCCAAAACCCGCCTGATGCTGACGCTGGCAGGCCTGACCGTGCTGGGCGCGCAGGCCGAGGCCCAGATCCGGTTGACCGTCCGCCATTTGGTCGAAGCAGGTGCCACGAAACAGGAAATCGCCGAAGTGATCGCCCAGATGGGTATGTTCGCGGGCGTTCCGGCCATGACCAAAGCGATGGAACTGGCCACCGAAGTCTTAGAAAAGGACGAAAGCGCATGA
- the nuoI gene encoding NADH-quinone oxidoreductase subunit NuoI encodes MTQMDYTRAAKYFLLQDFWVGFKLGMKYFFSPKATLNYPHEKGPLSPRFRGEHALRRYPNGEERCIACKLCEAVCPAQAITIDAEPRDDGSRRTTRYDIDMTKCIYCGFCQEACPVDAIVEGPNFEFSTETREELYYDKAKLLENGDRWESEIARNLELDAPYR; translated from the coding sequence ATGACGCAAATGGATTACACCCGCGCGGCAAAGTACTTTCTGCTGCAGGACTTCTGGGTCGGTTTCAAACTGGGGATGAAGTACTTCTTCTCGCCCAAGGCAACGCTGAACTATCCGCATGAAAAGGGGCCGCTTAGCCCTCGTTTTCGCGGTGAACACGCGCTGCGCCGGTACCCCAACGGTGAAGAGCGCTGTATCGCGTGTAAGCTGTGCGAGGCCGTTTGCCCCGCGCAGGCCATCACGATCGACGCCGAACCGCGTGATGACGGCAGCCGCCGCACAACCCGCTATGACATCGATATGACCAAATGCATCTACTGCGGTTTCTGCCAAGAGGCCTGTCCTGTGGATGCGATTGTCGAGGGGCCGAATTTCGAATTCAGCACCGAGACACGTGAAGAGCTGTATTACGACAAGGCCAAATTGCTGGAAAACGGGGATCGTTGGGAATCCGAGATTGCGCGCAATCTTGAACTGGATGCGCCCTACAGATGA
- the nuoH gene encoding NADH-quinone oxidoreductase subunit NuoH — protein MVEFFTNTNLGIVLVILAQCLLVLVPLLVALAFLMYADRKVWAAVQMRKGPNMVGAFGLLQSFADFIKYIVKEIVVPAGADKFVFFLAPLIAFVLSVVAWSVIPFNEGWVLADINVAILYIFAIGSLEVYGVIMGGWASNSKYPFLGSLRSAAQMISYEVSIGLIIVGVIISAGSMNFGDIVAAQDGNAGLFNWFWVAHFPMLFLFFISALAETNRPPFDLPEAESELVAGYQVEYSSTPFLLFMIGELMAVVLMCALISLLFFGGWLSPVPFLPDGILWMVLKMAMCFFMFAMVKAITPRYRYDQLMRIGWKVFLPLSLGWVVLVSFLAKFEVLGGFWARWAVGA, from the coding sequence ATGGTTGAATTCTTTACCAACACCAACCTTGGCATCGTCCTTGTGATCTTGGCGCAGTGTTTGCTGGTGCTGGTGCCGCTTTTGGTGGCGCTTGCCTTTTTGATGTACGCCGACCGCAAGGTCTGGGCCGCGGTGCAGATGCGCAAGGGCCCGAACATGGTCGGTGCGTTCGGGCTGTTGCAGTCGTTTGCGGATTTCATCAAATACATCGTCAAGGAAATCGTTGTGCCTGCGGGTGCGGATAAATTCGTCTTTTTCCTTGCCCCCCTGATCGCCTTTGTTCTGTCGGTGGTTGCGTGGTCGGTGATCCCGTTCAACGAAGGTTGGGTGCTCGCGGATATCAACGTGGCCATCCTTTACATCTTCGCCATCGGCTCGCTTGAGGTGTACGGCGTGATCATGGGCGGTTGGGCGTCCAACTCGAAATACCCGTTCCTAGGCTCGTTGCGGTCTGCCGCGCAGATGATTTCTTATGAAGTCTCCATCGGTTTGATCATCGTGGGTGTGATCATTTCGGCGGGTTCTATGAACTTTGGCGATATCGTAGCCGCACAAGATGGCAACGCGGGCCTGTTCAACTGGTTCTGGGTGGCGCATTTCCCGATGCTGTTCTTGTTCTTTATCAGCGCTTTGGCTGAAACCAACCGCCCGCCCTTCGATTTGCCAGAGGCGGAATCAGAACTGGTGGCGGGCTATCAGGTGGAATATTCGTCCACGCCGTTCCTTTTGTTCATGATCGGTGAACTGATGGCCGTTGTGCTGATGTGCGCGCTGATCTCATTGCTGTTCTTTGGCGGCTGGTTGTCGCCTGTACCATTCCTGCCCGACGGCATCCTGTGGATGGTTCTGAAAATGGCGATGTGTTTCTTCATGTTCGCGATGGTCAAGGCCATCACCCCGCGCTACCGCTATGACCAACTGATGCGCATTGGCTGGAAGGTCTTCCTGCCGCTGTCGCTGGGGTGGGTCGTGCTGGTGTCGTTCTTGGCGAAATTCGAAGTACTCGGCGGCTTTTGGGCACGCTGGGCAGTGGGAGCTTAA
- the nuoG gene encoding NADH-quinone oxidoreductase subunit NuoG, with amino-acid sequence MEIPRFCYHERLSIAGNCRMCLVEVVGGPPKPAASCAMQVKDLRPGPEGQPPVVKTNSPMVKKAREGVMEFLLINHPLDCPICDQGGECDLQDQAMAYGVDFSRFREPKRATEDLDLGPLVETHMTRCISCTRCVRFTTEVAGIHQMGQTGRGEDAEITSYLGETLDLNMQGNIIDLCPVGALVSKPYAFTARPWELTKTESIDVMDALGSNIRVDTKGREVMRFLPRNHDGVNEEWISDKTRFVWDGLRRQRLDTPYIREDGKLRKASWPEALSAAAAAMKGKKVAGLVGDLAPVEAAFALKQFIEGQGGHVECRTDGAKLPVGNRSGYVGTASIEDIDAAENILLIGTNPREEAPVLNARIRKAWSRGAHVARIGTSDDQTYDVVQIGAGRDDLVKFAAEDHADKKDMSGVVIVGQGALNEADGEAVLSQAMKAAEAMGAKLLVLHTAAGRVGAMDVGAVTDGGLDAALEGAEVIYNLGADEVEVKPGAFVIYQGSHGDRGAHRADIILPSAAYTEENGLFVNTEGRPQLALRASFPPGEAKENWAILRALSAELDATLPFDSMAQLRQAIVAAHPHLGEIDEVAENDWSALPVKKPGSADFRNAVTDFYLTNPIARASALMAELSANAKARKSAPMAAE; translated from the coding sequence ATTGAAATTCCCCGTTTCTGCTATCATGAACGGCTTTCGATCGCGGGCAACTGCCGGATGTGTCTGGTTGAGGTTGTGGGCGGCCCGCCGAAACCCGCCGCATCCTGTGCGATGCAGGTCAAGGATTTGCGCCCCGGACCGGAAGGCCAGCCGCCAGTTGTGAAAACCAACTCGCCCATGGTCAAAAAGGCCCGTGAAGGCGTGATGGAGTTCTTGCTGATCAACCACCCGCTGGATTGCCCGATCTGCGATCAGGGCGGTGAATGTGATCTGCAGGATCAGGCGATGGCCTACGGTGTGGATTTCAGCCGTTTCCGCGAACCCAAGCGTGCGACCGAAGATCTGGACCTTGGTCCATTGGTCGAAACCCATATGACCCGCTGCATTTCCTGCACTCGCTGTGTGCGCTTCACGACAGAGGTCGCGGGCATTCACCAGATGGGCCAGACAGGGCGCGGCGAAGATGCCGAGATTACTTCTTATCTGGGCGAAACGCTCGATCTGAACATGCAGGGCAACATCATTGATTTGTGCCCGGTCGGTGCGCTGGTGTCGAAACCTTACGCCTTTACCGCCCGCCCGTGGGAGCTGACGAAGACCGAATCGATTGATGTGATGGACGCGCTGGGATCGAACATTCGTGTGGATACCAAAGGCCGCGAAGTCATGCGGTTCTTGCCGCGCAACCATGACGGCGTGAACGAAGAGTGGATTTCCGACAAGACCCGTTTCGTCTGGGATGGTCTGCGTCGTCAGCGGCTGGACACACCTTACATCCGCGAAGACGGCAAGCTGCGCAAAGCGAGCTGGCCTGAGGCGCTAAGTGCGGCTGCTGCTGCGATGAAGGGCAAAAAGGTTGCTGGATTGGTCGGTGATCTGGCCCCGGTTGAGGCGGCATTCGCGCTTAAGCAGTTTATCGAAGGGCAGGGTGGCCATGTGGAGTGCCGCACCGATGGTGCAAAACTGCCTGTCGGGAACCGGTCCGGCTATGTTGGTACCGCGTCGATCGAAGACATTGATGCAGCCGAAAACATCCTGCTGATCGGCACCAACCCGCGCGAAGAAGCGCCGGTGTTGAATGCGCGCATCCGCAAGGCATGGTCGCGTGGCGCGCATGTGGCGCGGATCGGGACCAGTGATGATCAGACCTATGATGTCGTGCAAATCGGCGCAGGGCGCGATGATCTGGTGAAATTTGCAGCCGAGGATCATGCCGACAAAAAAGACATGTCCGGCGTGGTGATTGTTGGCCAGGGTGCCTTGAACGAAGCCGATGGCGAGGCTGTTCTGAGCCAAGCCATGAAGGCGGCCGAGGCGATGGGCGCGAAATTGCTGGTCTTGCACACCGCCGCAGGGCGCGTGGGTGCGATGGATGTGGGCGCTGTCACCGATGGCGGGCTGGATGCGGCGCTTGAGGGAGCTGAGGTGATTTACAACCTTGGCGCGGACGAGGTTGAAGTGAAACCCGGAGCGTTTGTCATCTACCAAGGCTCGCACGGGGATCGCGGCGCGCATCGTGCGGATATCATCCTGCCATCTGCGGCCTATACCGAAGAAAACGGCCTGTTTGTGAACACAGAAGGCCGCCCGCAACTGGCGCTGCGTGCCAGCTTCCCTCCGGGTGAGGCCAAGGAAAACTGGGCGATCCTGCGGGCGCTGTCTGCTGAACTCGATGCGACATTGCCATTTGACAGTATGGCGCAACTGCGTCAGGCCATCGTGGCAGCGCATCCGCATTTGGGTGAGATAGACGAAGTGGCCGAGAATGATTGGTCTGCGCTGCCGGTCAAGAAGCCGGGCTCGGCTGATTTCCGCAACGCGGTCACTGATTTCTATCTGACCAACCCGATCGCCCGCGCGTCTGCCCTGATGGCAGAACTCAGCGCGAATGCGAAGGCACGTAAATCCGCGCCGATGGCCGCGGAATAA
- a CDS encoding DUF5333 domain-containing protein has translation MKKLALGAVMAFATVMSAGNLSAQTALKDVPKVRDGIIFVGMAYEISEECDSIGARLFRGFGYLQSLRSHASSLGYSDEEIDAYINDDAEKDRLEGIARAQLASLGVVAGDPESYCAVGRAQIAANTRVGWLLR, from the coding sequence ATGAAGAAACTGGCTCTTGGTGCCGTTATGGCGTTTGCGACGGTTATGTCTGCGGGAAATCTGTCGGCGCAGACTGCACTGAAGGACGTGCCAAAGGTGCGCGACGGGATCATCTTTGTCGGCATGGCCTATGAGATCTCTGAAGAATGCGACAGCATTGGCGCGCGCCTGTTTCGCGGGTTTGGCTATCTGCAATCCCTGCGCAGCCACGCCAGCAGCCTTGGCTATTCTGACGAAGAGATTGATGCCTACATCAATGACGACGCGGAAAAAGACCGGCTTGAGGGCATTGCCCGCGCACAACTGGCCAGTCTTGGTGTCGTCGCGGGTGATCCTGAGAGTTATTGCGCCGTAGGTCGCGCGCAAATCGCTGCAAATACCCGTGTTGGGTGGCTCTTGCGCTAA
- a CDS encoding DUF3291 domain-containing protein, whose protein sequence is MHLAELNIGRLLAPTDDPRVAEFMNNLDLINGLGKRMPGFVWMMEGSGEPGRGNTEAHLDGDPQFVANLSVWETPEQLQTYVFDTLHAKFMNRSKEWFETLVRMHFVMWWVPEGTQPTLDEAMVKLRQRQEHGDSEAAFGWDWLRANRSL, encoded by the coding sequence ATGCACCTTGCCGAATTGAACATTGGCCGCCTGCTGGCCCCCACCGATGATCCGCGCGTGGCCGAGTTTATGAACAACCTTGATCTGATCAACGGTTTGGGCAAGCGCATGCCGGGGTTTGTGTGGATGATGGAAGGCTCGGGCGAGCCGGGCCGCGGCAATACCGAGGCGCATCTGGACGGCGATCCGCAATTTGTTGCCAACCTGTCGGTCTGGGAAACGCCGGAGCAATTGCAAACCTATGTCTTTGACACCCTGCACGCCAAATTCATGAACCGCAGCAAGGAATGGTTTGAAACACTGGTGCGAATGCATTTCGTGATGTGGTGGGTGCCTGAGGGCACACAGCCGACTCTGGATGAGGCGATGGTTAAGTTGCGACAGCGCCAAGAGCACGGTGATAGCGAAGCGGCGTTCGGCTGGGACTGGTTGCGCGCCAATCGTTCCTTGTGA
- the nuoF gene encoding NADH-quinone oxidoreductase subunit NuoF, translated as MLKDENRIFTNLYGMHDRTLKGAQQRGHWDGTADIIKKGRDWIINEMKASGLRGRGGAGFPTGLKWSFMPKESDGRPAYLVVNADESEPGTCKDREIMRHDPHTLVEGCLIASFAMNANACYIYIRGEYIREKEALQAAIDECYAAGLVGKNAAKSGWDFDIYLTHGAGAYICGEETALLESLEGKKGMPRMKPPFPAGAGLYGCPTTVNNVESIAVVPTILRRGGGWFAGMGRPNNAGTKLFAISGHVNNPCVVEEEMSIPFEELIEKHCGGIRGGWDNLKAVIPGGSSVPCVRGENMRDAVMDFDALKEKGSSLGTAAVIVMDNSTDMIKAIWRLSKFYKHESCGQCTPCREGTGWMMRVMARLVEGNASVEEIDMLLDVTKQVEGHTICALGDAAAWPIQGLIKNFRDEIEDRIKGKRMAGMAAE; from the coding sequence ATGCTCAAAGATGAGAACCGGATTTTCACGAACCTTTACGGGATGCATGACCGCACGCTGAAAGGCGCGCAACAGCGGGGCCATTGGGATGGCACTGCCGACATCATCAAGAAGGGCCGTGACTGGATCATCAATGAAATGAAGGCATCCGGCCTGCGGGGCCGCGGCGGGGCGGGTTTTCCGACCGGTCTGAAATGGTCTTTCATGCCCAAGGAAAGCGATGGGCGTCCGGCCTATCTGGTTGTGAACGCTGACGAATCCGAGCCGGGTACATGCAAAGACCGCGAAATCATGCGCCACGATCCGCATACGCTGGTTGAGGGGTGCCTGATCGCGTCTTTCGCGATGAATGCGAATGCCTGCTATATCTATATTCGCGGCGAATACATCCGCGAGAAAGAGGCGCTGCAGGCGGCGATTGACGAATGTTATGCCGCCGGTCTGGTGGGCAAGAACGCCGCCAAATCCGGCTGGGATTTCGATATTTATCTGACCCATGGGGCAGGTGCGTATATCTGCGGTGAAGAAACAGCACTGCTGGAAAGCCTTGAGGGCAAAAAGGGCATGCCGCGCATGAAGCCGCCGTTCCCTGCGGGTGCCGGTCTTTATGGCTGCCCCACAACCGTGAACAACGTGGAATCGATTGCCGTTGTGCCAACAATCCTGCGCCGTGGTGGTGGCTGGTTTGCGGGCATGGGGCGCCCGAACAACGCAGGCACCAAGCTCTTTGCGATTTCGGGCCATGTGAACAACCCTTGTGTCGTCGAAGAAGAGATGTCGATTCCCTTCGAGGAACTGATCGAAAAGCACTGCGGCGGTATTCGCGGCGGCTGGGATAACCTCAAGGCCGTGATCCCCGGTGGGTCGTCCGTGCCATGTGTGCGCGGCGAAAACATGCGCGACGCGGTGATGGATTTTGATGCGCTGAAGGAAAAGGGATCATCCCTTGGCACGGCGGCGGTGATCGTGATGGATAATTCCACAGATATGATCAAAGCGATCTGGCGGTTGTCCAAATTCTACAAGCACGAAAGCTGTGGCCAGTGCACGCCGTGCCGCGAAGGGACCGGTTGGATGATGCGCGTCATGGCGCGTCTGGTCGAAGGCAACGCCAGCGTCGAAGAGATCGACATGCTGCTTGACGTGACAAAGCAGGTCGAAGGACATACCATTTGCGCGCTGGGTGATGCGGCCGCATGGCCGATCCAGGGGCTGATCAAGAATTTCCGGGACGAGATCGAGGACCGGATCAAAGGCAAACGCATGGCAGGGATGGCAGCAGAATGA